In Pedobacter sp. WC2423, the following are encoded in one genomic region:
- a CDS encoding YtxH domain-containing protein encodes MSYRKIIKSVLHTHKDNSLGTFALVAGLAAGTALAVLFAPRSGRKFRKLILEKLNLAPQQEQHHELKDQLLADLRENTRERADQLQGPQKKRKDPTQIRVPSAGTTAWKNKSETPKLTN; translated from the coding sequence ATGAGCTATAGAAAAATCATCAAAAGTGTTTTACACACCCATAAGGATAATAGTTTGGGCACATTTGCCCTTGTAGCCGGATTAGCAGCAGGTACTGCATTAGCGGTATTATTTGCTCCCAGATCTGGCCGTAAATTCAGGAAACTGATACTTGAAAAACTTAATCTTGCACCACAGCAAGAGCAGCACCACGAGCTGAAAGATCAGCTGTTAGCTGACCTGCGTGAAAATACACGTGAGCGTGCTGATCAATTACAAGGACCGCAAAAGAAACGAAAAGACCCAACTCAAATCAGGGTTCCTTCAGCAGGTACGACCGCATGGAAAAATAAATCGGAAACCCCAAAGCTGACTAATTAA
- a CDS encoding response regulator: MFKKVLIAEDHEHVNISVRKTLEDLGTVQKEFRYYCDDALSILQIAMRQGDPFDLLITDLSFDEDTNIQQITGGRELIKAVRQLQPSLKIIVFSLENNINMVDELFNKHGIDAYVRKARHDAEDLRKAIDAVSGNKKYRSAGLMRNKRIENSYDFKTFDIEIIKLLCNGMPQKNIPCYLLENNIKPSGLSSVEKRLNAIKTILNISSNEQLVAYCKDKKII; this comes from the coding sequence ATGTTCAAAAAAGTACTTATAGCAGAAGACCACGAACACGTTAATATTTCCGTGCGCAAAACCCTGGAGGATCTCGGTACGGTCCAGAAAGAATTTAGATATTATTGTGATGATGCATTATCAATACTGCAAATAGCAATGCGTCAGGGAGATCCCTTTGATTTATTAATTACTGACCTCTCATTTGACGAAGACACAAACATACAGCAGATTACCGGTGGCAGAGAACTGATCAAAGCAGTCAGACAGTTGCAGCCCAGTTTAAAAATCATTGTTTTCTCTCTTGAGAATAACATCAATATGGTCGACGAATTGTTTAATAAACATGGCATTGATGCCTATGTACGTAAAGCCCGCCATGATGCAGAAGATCTCAGGAAAGCTATAGATGCAGTTTCCGGCAATAAAAAATATCGTTCTGCCGGTTTGATGCGTAATAAAAGAATAGAAAATTCTTATGATTTTAAAACTTTTGATATTGAGATCATCAAATTACTCTGTAATGGAATGCCTCAAAAAAATATCCCATGCTATTTGCTGGAAAATAATATTAAACCATCCGGCTTAAGCAGCGTTGAAAAACGGTTGAATGCAATCAAGACGATATTGAATATTTCGAGCAATGAACAGCTGGTTGCTTATTGTAAGGATAAAAAGATTATTTAA
- a CDS encoding tetratricopeptide repeat protein, which translates to MKYLYLFSFLLLLFYSCTDHTRKGKKEDNLFYDKAFEFRQKEMPDSAFLYFNKAKDLFLQQKDSLSAGKCLVNMGIISAGKEDYFGAQELSLNAMSYFDQKKEDQYFYIHSNYNNLGIVTSKLLNYTDALKFYDAAIEFCKDSLAMRLYLNNKATIYLKIADYKAALKIYNQILKGASKNKKQYAMALTNITFARWQQNPNYNPLPDYLKALRIREQEKDLLGLNSSYFHLSDFYTKKRTDSALFYAHKFYQVATNLNSTDNRLGALRRLIQLSSPKLTQQYFVTYQKLDDSLQNVRNAAKNQFALIRYETEKHKADFLNAQAENIQKQNNIQRKNFVVGILALFLLAGYWWYRKRKKGLQQEKEIEVKNTEIKYVKKIHDRVANKVYQLMSEVDNTPKVNRDILLDRLEILYNISRDISYDSKELNTGKNYDQELSKMLKSYSCETIEIFIIGNEEELWEGVSPEAKTEVFYIIQELMTNMKKHSQAETVVLKFNRNEGMMHISYSDNGVGMNDVIKKNGLTNTENRINSIQGTITFENTQEKELEIQLSFPFS; encoded by the coding sequence TTGAAATATCTCTATTTATTCTCGTTTCTTCTCCTGCTTTTTTATTCCTGTACAGACCATACTAGGAAAGGAAAGAAGGAAGATAACTTATTCTACGATAAAGCTTTTGAATTCCGGCAAAAAGAAATGCCCGACAGTGCATTTCTTTACTTCAATAAAGCTAAAGATTTATTCCTACAGCAAAAAGACAGCTTGAGTGCAGGAAAGTGTTTAGTCAATATGGGAATTATCTCGGCCGGCAAAGAAGACTATTTCGGTGCACAAGAACTCTCCCTGAATGCCATGTCTTATTTTGATCAGAAGAAGGAAGACCAGTACTTTTACATTCATTCCAATTATAATAACCTTGGGATTGTAACATCTAAGCTATTGAATTACACAGATGCCTTAAAGTTTTATGACGCTGCAATCGAATTTTGCAAAGATTCTTTAGCCATGCGTCTTTATCTGAATAATAAAGCTACAATCTATTTAAAGATTGCTGATTATAAAGCCGCTTTAAAAATATACAATCAGATCTTGAAAGGAGCTTCTAAAAACAAGAAACAATATGCCATGGCACTGACTAACATTACCTTTGCCAGGTGGCAGCAAAACCCCAACTATAATCCTTTACCCGATTACTTAAAAGCATTGCGGATTCGTGAACAAGAAAAAGATCTCTTAGGGCTGAATTCAAGCTATTTCCATCTTTCTGATTTTTATACTAAAAAACGAACCGACTCTGCTTTGTTTTATGCACATAAGTTCTATCAGGTAGCTACCAATTTAAATAGCACTGATAACAGATTAGGAGCACTTAGAAGATTGATTCAACTGAGTTCACCCAAATTAACCCAGCAATATTTTGTAACCTATCAAAAGCTTGATGACAGTTTGCAAAATGTGCGTAATGCTGCCAAAAACCAGTTTGCGCTTATTCGTTATGAAACGGAAAAACATAAAGCCGACTTTTTAAATGCTCAAGCAGAAAATATTCAAAAACAGAATAATATTCAAAGGAAGAATTTTGTAGTAGGTATTCTCGCCTTATTCTTATTAGCTGGTTATTGGTGGTATAGAAAGAGGAAAAAAGGACTTCAGCAGGAAAAAGAAATAGAAGTTAAAAATACAGAGATTAAGTATGTGAAAAAGATTCATGACCGGGTGGCTAATAAAGTGTACCAGCTGATGTCAGAAGTAGATAATACTCCGAAGGTGAATAGAGATATTTTGCTGGACAGACTTGAAATCCTTTATAATATTTCGAGAGATATTTCTTATGACAGTAAAGAGTTGAACACAGGCAAAAATTACGATCAGGAGCTTTCGAAAATGCTAAAGTCCTATTCCTGCGAAACTATAGAAATTTTTATTATTGGAAACGAGGAAGAGCTATGGGAAGGCGTCAGTCCTGAAGCAAAGACTGAAGTTTTTTATATCATACAAGAGCTGATGACCAATATGAAAAAACATAGCCAGGCAGAAACTGTGGTCCTGAAATTTAACCGGAATGAAGGTATGATGCATATATCTTACTCAGATAATGGAGTTGGGATGAATGATGTCATCAAGAAAAATGGTTTGACAAATACGGAAAACCGTATAAATAGTATCCAGGGTACTATTACATTTGAAAATACACAGGAGAAAGAACTTGAAATTCAGCTCTCATTCCCTTTTTCGTAA